The proteins below are encoded in one region of Pseudomonadota bacterium:
- a CDS encoding TldD/PmbA family protein → MNPSLSSSGIQSLLQETLDLALKQGAHEADVLYVQGTSLNLSCRNEKIEEFERSEGKDLGLRVLVGKRQAVVSTSDLSKDSLLDLVTRALSMAKLVPEDPFCGLASKEELAQSYGDFDSSDPTEDTEEILLEEALACERAALAVKGVSQSEGVEASWGKSLVTLATSTNFYGSYEDSSRSLSATMIAEKNGKMERDYAFTSAIYREDMIPANVIGHEAGERAVKRLSPRKIQSTQMPIVYDPRVGGSLLGHLASAINGATIARGTSFLKEKLNKKLFSEKIMIQDNPHIKRGLRSRGFDIEGIATHPLAVIENGVLKTWILDLRTSRQLNLKTTGHASRSPGGVPHPSVSNFFMSPGTLTPQDLIKSLPKGFYVTDLMGSSVNLVTGDYSRGAMGFMIENGEITYPVSEITIAGHLEDMFLNLTPCNDLVHRYGIDVPTLMIEGMIIAGS, encoded by the coding sequence ATGAATCCAAGTTTATCTTCTTCTGGAATCCAATCTCTCCTCCAAGAAACACTCGACCTTGCTTTAAAGCAAGGAGCTCATGAAGCCGATGTTCTTTATGTTCAAGGAACCTCATTAAACCTTTCTTGTCGTAATGAGAAGATTGAAGAATTTGAAAGATCAGAAGGAAAAGATCTCGGATTGCGTGTATTGGTTGGAAAAAGACAAGCTGTTGTTTCAACCAGTGACCTTTCAAAAGACTCACTTTTAGATCTTGTAACACGTGCGCTTTCGATGGCTAAGCTTGTTCCAGAAGATCCTTTTTGTGGGCTTGCCTCCAAAGAAGAACTTGCGCAAAGTTATGGAGATTTTGACTCCAGTGATCCTACCGAAGATACGGAAGAGATTTTACTCGAAGAAGCTTTAGCTTGTGAACGCGCAGCTCTGGCTGTAAAAGGTGTTTCTCAATCAGAGGGTGTTGAAGCATCTTGGGGGAAGAGCCTTGTTACGCTTGCAACAAGCACGAATTTTTATGGTTCTTATGAGGATTCGAGTCGATCTCTTTCAGCAACGATGATTGCTGAAAAAAATGGAAAAATGGAGAGAGACTATGCTTTTACGAGTGCTATTTATCGAGAGGATATGATCCCTGCGAACGTTATTGGACATGAAGCTGGCGAAAGAGCTGTTAAAAGACTTTCTCCTAGAAAAATTCAGTCCACACAAATGCCCATTGTTTATGATCCCCGTGTCGGAGGCAGCCTTTTAGGACATCTGGCAAGCGCAATTAATGGTGCGACGATTGCAAGGGGAACAAGTTTTTTAAAAGAGAAACTTAATAAAAAACTTTTTTCAGAAAAGATCATGATTCAAGACAACCCTCATATTAAAAGGGGTCTCAGATCAAGAGGATTTGATATAGAGGGAATTGCAACCCATCCTTTGGCTGTGATTGAAAATGGGGTTTTAAAAACATGGATTTTAGATTTAAGAACTTCGCGGCAATTAAATCTTAAAACAACGGGTCATGCAAGCAGGAGTCCAGGCGGCGTCCCCCATCCTTCTGTCAGTAATTTTTTTATGAGTCCGGGGACACTCACGCCACAAGATCTTATTAAGAGTTTGCCAAAGGGGTTTTATGTGACAGATCTTATGGGATCGAGTGTAAATTTGGTGACAGGGGATTACAGTCGAGGCGCCATGGGTTTTATGATCGAAAATGGCGAAATCACCTACCCCGTGAGTGAAATCACAATTGCAGGACATTTAGAAGACATGTTTTTAAATTTAACGCCCTGTAATGACTTAGTTCATCGATATGGGATTGATGTTCCAACCTTAATGATTGAGGGGATGATAATTGCTGGGAGCTAA
- a CDS encoding PH domain-containing protein — MKLDFLTPKYCFIQHFIRFFLIIFLFSCVFSPIIVAKFNKEGSFIFIILFFLIGCELIVSFLGALLVKSVYRNAHFKILDDRVEYYRDFFSLRIIDLKYKNIKEISLTQSPLQRFFGVGTILLQSHASPQSYKGGSSGLKLYDVENPQAIFSFLKKN; from the coding sequence ATGAAATTAGATTTTTTAACGCCAAAATATTGCTTTATTCAACATTTTATTCGATTTTTTCTCATTATATTTTTGTTTTCTTGCGTGTTTTCACCCATTATTGTTGCTAAGTTTAACAAAGAAGGGAGTTTTATTTTTATAATTCTTTTCTTTCTTATTGGATGTGAACTTATCGTTTCATTTTTAGGAGCTCTTCTTGTTAAAAGCGTCTACAGAAATGCTCATTTTAAAATTTTGGATGATCGGGTTGAATATTATAGAGACTTTTTTTCTCTGCGGATTATTGATCTAAAATATAAAAACATAAAAGAAATTTCTTTAACACAAAGTCCACTTCAAAGATTTTTTGGTGTGGGAACAATCCTTTTGCAGAGCCATGCTTCTCCCCAATCCTATAAAGGAGGGAGCTCGGGCTTAAAGCTTTACGATGTTGAAAATCCTCAAGCAATATTTTCTTTTTTAAAAAAAAATTGA